In Motilibacter peucedani, one genomic interval encodes:
- the moaA gene encoding GTP 3',8-cyclase MoaA, with protein sequence MMVDRYGRVAASLRLSVTDRCNLRCSYCMPEEGLDWLSRSDTLTDDELVRVVRVAVGLGIRDVRLTGGEPLLRRGIIGLVARLAALPDRPVLSLTTNGIGLARTAAELAAAGLDRVNVSLDTVDPATFAAMTRRDRLADVLAGLAAAREAGLSPVKINAVLLRGVNDGQAADLVGWALAEGYQPRFIEQMPLDAQHAWERSEMVTADETLALLRQDFDVEVDQSALRGSAPAERFVVSRGGVVLGTVGIIASVTRPFCGACDRLRVTADGQVRNCLFARGETDLRGALRSGAPDEALADILRGSVAAKLPGHGIDEPGFLQPPRPMSAIGG encoded by the coding sequence ATGATGGTCGACCGGTACGGACGCGTGGCCGCCTCCCTGCGGCTCTCGGTCACCGACCGGTGCAACCTGCGCTGCTCCTACTGCATGCCCGAAGAGGGGCTCGACTGGCTCTCGCGCAGCGACACGCTCACCGACGACGAGCTCGTCCGCGTCGTGCGCGTGGCGGTCGGGCTGGGGATCCGCGACGTGCGCCTCACCGGCGGCGAGCCGCTCCTGCGCCGCGGGATCATCGGGCTCGTGGCACGGCTGGCGGCGCTGCCCGACCGTCCGGTGCTCTCGCTCACCACCAACGGGATCGGGCTCGCCCGCACGGCGGCCGAACTCGCCGCGGCCGGCCTCGACCGCGTCAACGTCTCGCTCGACACCGTCGACCCGGCGACCTTCGCCGCCATGACCCGGCGCGACCGGCTGGCCGACGTGCTCGCCGGCCTCGCGGCGGCCCGCGAGGCCGGACTCTCGCCGGTGAAGATCAACGCGGTGCTGCTCCGCGGCGTCAACGACGGCCAGGCGGCCGACCTGGTCGGCTGGGCGCTGGCCGAGGGCTACCAGCCGCGCTTCATCGAGCAGATGCCGCTCGACGCCCAGCACGCCTGGGAGCGCAGCGAGATGGTGACCGCCGACGAGACGCTCGCCCTGCTGCGCCAGGACTTCGACGTCGAGGTCGACCAGAGCGCGTTGCGCGGCAGCGCGCCGGCCGAGCGGTTCGTGGTCTCTCGCGGCGGCGTCGTGCTCGGCACGGTCGGCATCATCGCCTCGGTGACCCGGCCCTTCTGCGGCGCCTGCGACCGGCTGCGCGTCACGGCCGACGGCCAGGTGCGCAACTGCCTGTTCGCCCGCGGCGAGACCGACCTGCGCGGGGCCCTGCGCTCCGGCGCGCCCGACGAGGCGCTCGCCGACATCCTGCGCGGCTCGGTGGCGGCCAAGCTGCCGGGCCACGGGATCGACGAGCCCGGCTTCCTCCAGCCGCCCCGGCCCATGTCGGCGATCGGCGGCTGA
- a CDS encoding SURF1 family cytochrome oxidase biogenesis protein: MLRTLRQPRWIWLTLAVVAVSLLFARLGLWQWHRAQAKWASNDAVTTRAHATPVPAQSLLSTDRKPGKRDEWRQVSLTGTYDVAHTVLLRNSVEDGDRGYEVVVPLRPASGPALLVDRGFILANGTALALPAVPPPPSGEVTVVGRVRPPDKGSLQLSEETSTPTVKRLVPREIAQSQGVGPVYDAYVERSSETPTASGTPRELDLPSADVGLNLAYFVQWYAFILVAVGGWWALLRRDVRDAEAAAHAPDVAPGSEAPEHAAVDGDHGTVDVRRGG; this comes from the coding sequence GTGCTGCGCACCCTCCGGCAGCCGCGATGGATCTGGCTCACGCTGGCGGTGGTCGCGGTGAGCCTCCTGTTCGCCCGTCTCGGGCTCTGGCAGTGGCACCGCGCGCAGGCCAAGTGGGCGTCCAACGACGCGGTCACGACTCGCGCGCACGCCACTCCCGTGCCCGCGCAGTCGCTGCTGAGCACCGACCGCAAGCCCGGGAAGCGCGACGAGTGGCGCCAGGTGAGCCTCACCGGCACCTACGACGTCGCGCACACGGTGCTGCTGCGCAACAGCGTCGAGGACGGCGACCGCGGCTACGAGGTGGTCGTGCCCCTGCGCCCGGCGAGCGGGCCCGCGCTGCTGGTCGACCGCGGCTTCATCCTGGCCAACGGCACCGCGCTCGCCCTGCCGGCGGTCCCGCCGCCGCCGTCGGGCGAGGTGACGGTCGTCGGCCGCGTGCGTCCGCCCGACAAGGGCAGCCTGCAGCTGAGCGAGGAGACCTCGACGCCGACGGTCAAGCGGCTGGTGCCCCGCGAGATCGCGCAGAGCCAGGGCGTCGGCCCGGTCTACGACGCCTACGTCGAGCGGAGCAGCGAGACGCCGACCGCGAGCGGCACCCCGCGCGAGCTCGACCTGCCGAGCGCCGACGTCGGGCTGAACCTCGCCTACTTCGTGCAGTGGTACGCGTTCATCCTCGTCGCCGTCGGCGGCTGGTGGGCGCTGCTGCGCCGTGACGTGCGCGACGCCGAGGCCGCGGCGCACGCCCCCGACGTGGCGCCGGGCTCAGAGGCTCCGGAGCATGCCGCCGTCGACGGGGACCATGGCACCGTTGACGTACGACGCGGCGGGTGA
- a CDS encoding SDR family oxidoreductase, giving the protein MDLGLEGRVYVVTGASRGLGFAAAEALVADGARVALCSRDEDALRAAADRLGGSEHALAVPGDIGDPATTSRLVAASMAKYGRLDGALVSVGGPPTGTVVGLADEQWRSAFDSVFLGPLHMARATAHEIGEEGGSIAFVLSTSVKSPIEGLALSNAFRPALAMTAKTMADELGSRHIRVNGLMPGRIDTERLRELESSGGRPVSSRREWERQIPLGRYGEAAEFGKVAAFVLSPAASYVNGAMVPVDGGMLRSL; this is encoded by the coding sequence ATGGACTTGGGTCTCGAGGGTCGTGTCTACGTGGTGACCGGTGCGAGCCGGGGGCTCGGCTTCGCCGCCGCGGAGGCGCTGGTCGCCGACGGCGCGCGCGTCGCGCTGTGCTCGCGCGACGAGGACGCGCTGCGCGCCGCCGCCGACCGGCTCGGCGGCAGCGAGCACGCGCTGGCCGTGCCCGGCGACATCGGCGACCCCGCCACGACCTCGCGGCTCGTGGCCGCGTCCATGGCGAAGTACGGCCGGCTCGACGGCGCTCTGGTCAGCGTCGGCGGCCCGCCCACCGGCACGGTCGTCGGCCTGGCCGACGAGCAGTGGCGCTCGGCCTTCGACTCGGTGTTCCTCGGCCCGCTGCACATGGCTCGGGCGACCGCCCACGAGATCGGCGAGGAGGGCGGCTCCATCGCCTTCGTGCTCTCGACCTCGGTGAAGTCGCCCATCGAGGGGCTGGCCCTGTCGAACGCCTTCCGTCCCGCGCTCGCCATGACGGCCAAGACGATGGCCGACGAGCTCGGGTCGCGGCACATCCGCGTCAACGGCCTCATGCCCGGGCGCATCGACACCGAGCGGCTGCGCGAGCTCGAGTCCAGCGGCGGCCGGCCGGTCAGCAGCCGCCGCGAGTGGGAGCGCCAGATCCCGCTGGGCCGCTACGGCGAGGCCGCCGAGTTCGGCAAGGTCGCCGCGTTCGTCCTCTCACCCGCCGCGTCGTACGTCAACGGTGCCATGGTCCCCGTCGACGGCGGCATGCTCCGGAGCCTCTGA
- a CDS encoding SRPBCC family protein, with protein MEFEHSRVLPASAEQVFAVASDITRMARWLPTTDLVEQDSPNHLHVEGERSSRHYEGDGVFDVSPDQLRVEWGSDRTGDYAGWLQVHHQADEASAEVVLHLSFLDELDEDYRRKGRGEAVEQEMTDALERLEAEVRGSA; from the coding sequence ATGGAGTTCGAGCACTCGAGAGTCCTGCCGGCGTCGGCCGAGCAGGTCTTCGCCGTCGCCTCCGACATCACCCGCATGGCGCGCTGGCTCCCGACGACCGACCTGGTCGAGCAGGACTCCCCCAACCACCTGCACGTGGAGGGCGAGCGCAGCTCCCGCCACTACGAGGGCGACGGCGTGTTCGACGTCAGCCCCGACCAGCTGCGCGTGGAGTGGGGCAGCGACCGGACCGGCGACTACGCCGGCTGGCTGCAGGTGCACCACCAGGCCGACGAGGCCAGCGCGGAGGTCGTGCTCCACCTCTCCTTCCTCGACGAGCTCGACGAGGACTACCGCCGCAAGGGCAGGGGCGAGGCCGTGGAGCAGGAGATGACCGACGCGCTCGAGCGCCTGGAGGCCGAGGTGCGCGGCTCGGCCTGA